The DNA window TTGAAAGCAAGCAAGCAATCATCAGCTCTGTTTCATCGGTCGGTCAAGCTATCACCGTTTCTGGTTTAACTGTCATGGGTGGATTTGCTGCGATTATTTTCGCATCATTCCCGGTATTGCAGACCTTTGGCCTGATTACGGTTTTAGATACTGGTTTTTCATTGATCAGTGCCCTAACCGTTCTTCCGGCAGTCATCTATTTATTTGACAAAAATACTAGAAGAAAAAACTAAAGCGAATAAGTTGATTCATTAGATCGCCTACCAGTCATCAATCGATAACTGTTAGACGATTTTTGCTTCATAGCCCATTTGTCTTAGTAGTTTCAATAGATCAGTCCATGTTAATAGAATCGTCGCTCGGTTGGTGTTGGGATGTACAGCAAGAAGGGGCAGGTTTTTTAAATCGTGATTGATCAATACTTGTACTTTTTTCTCAACGTCGTGCATTAAAGATAAGGGTGTTACCATACCGGATACTAGGCCTAGCAGGTTTTCTAGTTCTGTCTCGCTCGAAAAAACCAATTGGCTTCTTGAAATTTTTAAACTTTCTGCCAATTCTTTAAAATCTACTCTCGTGTTATTAGTTAAATACAAATAAAACTTGCTGCCGTTCTTTTTCTTCAGTAGCAAATTTTTTACCTTGGGCAGATTTTTGGGGGCATTTGGATCGTCCATTGACCAAATTGCCGGATGCTCAATTCGCTGGTACTTAATGCCGGATTGATCTAATAAGGTTAATGCTTCTTGTTCGGTTGCTTTTTGCATCAAATTCTCTTTTCATTTTGAGCACATGCCCTGATACTTTTGGTTTTATTAACTATTGTTTTTGAATAACTGGCCAATTCATTTCCCATTTTTTGTTTCTTTTTGTTTAAAAACAAGAAATTTGCTGATGATATAATTCAAAATGGTGACGATGATCTGGGCAAGCAATTTAACTACTAATGCATATATGCCAAGCAAACGGATGCCGATCCACAGAATTAGCTGTTCAGCGATGAGCGTGAAACCGCGTCCAAGAAAAAATCGTGCCATTTCAATTGCTTCAGCAATAAATTTTTCATGATGACTATGAAATACGTATGATCTGTTTGTGTAATAGCCGAAGATCGTTGCTGCGATCCAAGCGATGATATTAGCTGTGGCCCAGTCTAGTGATGTTAATTGCTCCAAAAGAGCAAACACTAAAAAACTAATAATAAAAGCTGAAACGCCGAAAATAACATAATTGGTCATGTTTCTTTTTCGCCGGTAATAGTTTTTGGCCCTATCAAGCATAAATATATTATAGCTATCGGAAAGACTTAGTTATAATAAGAAACGTGCAAAAAAAGAAGCGCAAACAACAGAAAAACTTTCTTGACTATCTTTTTTTCATCTTAGTAGCACTTGGATTTGTCTGGACAATTGCATTATGGTCAACAGCCAAAAGTCCTGCACAAAGCGGCTCAGCTGGGTCGAAGCCGAATAATAGCCGAAGCATTTCAGAAAAAAATAATCAAACGAGTAAGAAAAAAAGTTCGCAAAATTCGAGCAGTAAAACAAGCAGTTCTTCAAGCAGTTCCGATGCGCAACTTGCTAGTGCAAAACAGAAAAATTTTGCTTTGGGAACGACCCTGAGCTCGGACCAGCCATATACGGATTATCCTTATTTAAAATCTCAAGGTATTAGTTTTGCTTATTTTCGGGCGACTACTGGCAGCAGTAGCCTTGATAATCTATTTTCCTCTTCTATCAAGTCAGCCAAAGATGCTGGCCTATCGGTAGGTGCTATGTTGGTTTTTGATTCGTCAACAACTGCTTATGGTTCTTATTTGTATTTTGTTCAAAAAGTTGGCAAAGAAACTGGCAATTTGCCAATTGCCATCTATGTTAGTGATGATTCGATCACGGACAGTGGTTCGATTACGAACCTTCAAGGATTAATTCAAGATTTGAAGGATTATTATCCCAATAACTCAGTTATCGTACGCTGTGATAAAGCAATTTATGACAAGGTCCAAAGCCAGTTGACCAGTCTGAATATTAAGTACTGGCTGATTGAAAATAATTTAGATAACATTGGTTCTGCCGTTCAGTTTGTCCAGTATAATGCTAATGGGAAGATAGGTTCTGGAATTCGTTCATTTCGTTTGCCGATATCGGCCTTCGATGGTAGTAAAACAGACCTAAAAAAATTCTCTGAAGGAATTGAAAAATGATAAAACTTGGTTTGGTGGGCACCCATTGGATCACTGCGCAGTTCGCCGAAGCTGCGATCGCATCGGGTAATTATGAAATTGTTGCGATCTATTCCCGGCAAAAAAAGAATGCGCTCGCTTTTGCTGAACAAATTCATCAGACGCAGGCCGTTTTATATGATGATTTTGATGTTTTTTTAGACTCGGGTATTCAGACTGTTTATTTAGCCTCGCCGAACTCTTTTCACTTTCAACATGCTAAAGCTGCGATCGAACATGGTGTTGATGCAATTGTTGAAAAACCAGTTGTTTCTAATCCGAGCGAATTCAAAATCATTCTTGATTGTTTAGCGAATCACCCGGAGGTTCGATTATTTGAGGCAGCTAGAAATTATCATGATGCCAATTTTCAAGCAATCAAAGAGGCCATCACGAATTTGGCGGGACTTCAGGCTGCTAATTTATTTTATACGCATTATTCCAGTCGTTTTGATGAATACTTAGCCAATCCGGATAATCCGCCAAATGTCTTTACGACGAAATTTTCTGGCGGCGCACTTTATGATCTAGGCATTTATCCCTTGTATGATGTCGTTGGTTGGTTTGGTTATCCTAAAGAGGCTGACTATCAAGCTCAATTGCTAAAAAGTGGTGTTGATGGTTTTGGCTGGATTCATTTGAAGTACGATAATTTTTCAATCGGTATCTTTATTTCAAAGACCTTTAATTCCGAATCGCAAAGTGAAATTTTTGCTTTAAAAGAGACAATTAGAATTGATAGTCCGTCCGAATTAAATCAGGTAACTGCATTCGATGGCCAAAACAGCAGGATTATTGTTCAGGGAAACGGTCAAAACCCACTTTTGGATGAAGTAAAGGATTTTGCCAGTGTGTTAAATGATCGTTATGCCAAGGCTAATTCAGATAAATATGAAGATTGGCTGGCAACAGCTTCTCAAGTGACTCAACTGTTGTTTGATTTACGCAAATCGGCTGGTATTAGATTTTCAGCTGACAACGATTGATTTTTCCTGGCTCAATAGTTTAATTGGATAAAACACGGACCTCCTAAGTCTAAGC is part of the Oenococcus sicerae genome and encodes:
- a CDS encoding GH25 family lysozyme, which gives rise to MQKKKRKQQKNFLDYLFFILVALGFVWTIALWSTAKSPAQSGSAGSKPNNSRSISEKNNQTSKKKSSQNSSSKTSSSSSSSDAQLASAKQKNFALGTTLSSDQPYTDYPYLKSQGISFAYFRATTGSSSLDNLFSSSIKSAKDAGLSVGAMLVFDSSTTAYGSYLYFVQKVGKETGNLPIAIYVSDDSITDSGSITNLQGLIQDLKDYYPNNSVIVRCDKAIYDKVQSQLTSLNIKYWLIENNLDNIGSAVQFVQYNANGKIGSGIRSFRLPISAFDGSKTDLKKFSEGIEK
- a CDS encoding Gfo/Idh/MocA family protein; amino-acid sequence: MIKLGLVGTHWITAQFAEAAIASGNYEIVAIYSRQKKNALAFAEQIHQTQAVLYDDFDVFLDSGIQTVYLASPNSFHFQHAKAAIEHGVDAIVEKPVVSNPSEFKIILDCLANHPEVRLFEAARNYHDANFQAIKEAITNLAGLQAANLFYTHYSSRFDEYLANPDNPPNVFTTKFSGGALYDLGIYPLYDVVGWFGYPKEADYQAQLLKSGVDGFGWIHLKYDNFSIGIFISKTFNSESQSEIFALKETIRIDSPSELNQVTAFDGQNSRIIVQGNGQNPLLDEVKDFASVLNDRYAKANSDKYEDWLATASQVTQLLFDLRKSAGIRFSADND
- a CDS encoding YbaK/EbsC family protein, with the translated sequence MQKATEQEALTLLDQSGIKYQRIEHPAIWSMDDPNAPKNLPKVKNLLLKKKNGSKFYLYLTNNTRVDFKELAESLKISRSQLVFSSETELENLLGLVSGMVTPLSLMHDVEKKVQVLINHDLKNLPLLAVHPNTNRATILLTWTDLLKLLRQMGYEAKIV
- a CDS encoding GtrA family protein is translated as MLDRAKNYYRRKRNMTNYVIFGVSAFIISFLVFALLEQLTSLDWATANIIAWIAATIFGYYTNRSYVFHSHHEKFIAEAIEMARFFLGRGFTLIAEQLILWIGIRLLGIYALVVKLLAQIIVTILNYIISKFLVFKQKETKNGK